From the Sphingomonas phyllosphaerae 5.2 genome, one window contains:
- a CDS encoding TetR/AcrR family transcriptional regulator, which produces MMADRELIERHQARDADTQADLPRDRSGKANARRAKIVQAARELFAEHGFHATSMARLSERSGVLVGQIYRDFANKEAIVAALVEHDLDEYLGGDELCAARCTADRMMVREWIARFIACEDLNDTRLIAEIMAEANRNPRIAEIFDAMDDRLRGQLVRALRIIVPQATDVARVAQLAESILIIAGGMCQRRLMKARYTDPDALALLMTFIDTEIAAIGRETSATLQPQTTVEPEPGS; this is translated from the coding sequence ATGATGGCCGACCGCGAGTTGATCGAACGACATCAGGCAAGGGACGCAGACACGCAGGCCGACCTCCCGCGGGATCGGAGCGGGAAGGCCAACGCGCGACGCGCGAAGATTGTTCAGGCCGCGCGGGAACTTTTTGCCGAACACGGGTTCCACGCCACCAGCATGGCGCGGCTGTCGGAACGCTCCGGGGTGCTTGTGGGGCAGATCTACCGCGATTTCGCCAACAAGGAGGCGATCGTCGCCGCGCTGGTCGAACACGATCTCGACGAATATCTGGGTGGCGACGAGCTGTGCGCGGCGCGCTGCACCGCGGACCGCATGATGGTACGCGAATGGATCGCGCGCTTCATCGCCTGCGAAGACCTGAACGACACGCGCCTGATCGCGGAGATCATGGCGGAGGCGAACCGCAACCCGCGGATCGCCGAGATCTTCGACGCGATGGACGACCGGCTGCGCGGGCAGCTGGTCCGCGCGTTGCGCATCATCGTCCCGCAGGCGACCGACGTGGCGCGCGTCGCGCAGCTTGCCGAATCGATCCTCATCATCGCCGGCGGGATGTGCCAGCGCCGGCTGATGAAGGCGCGCTACACCGATCCGGACGCGCTCGCATTGCTGATGACCTTCATCGATACGGAGATCGCCGCGATCGGCCGAGAGACAAGCGCGACCCTTCAGCCGCAAACCACGGTCGAGCCGGAGCCGGGCTCCTGA
- a CDS encoding substrate-binding domain-containing protein, translating into MPTSMKLADLAAMAGVSTATVSRALSGHPSVSKVTQERIRALAREHGVRPNQLARNLRLRSTGAIALAMPLGHARTQHLTDPFFLSLLGFLADLLVDRGYDILLSRVLPDSDDWLDRLVDSGRVDGVLLVGQSDQWDTIERVAARYAPLVVWGVNRPGQCHLTIGSDNRLGGRIAGEHLLARGRRRLLFVGDPAPPEFADRLAGLRDAAAAADCEVEVLSCDMAPGLVHDAVRTRLARGTPPDALFAVSDVVAMSALGALSEAGLDVPGDVAVIGYDDVSLAAHTSPPLTTIRQDLVAGTALMADALLRRIAGEPVDSAIVAPQLIVRASA; encoded by the coding sequence GTGCCGACGTCGATGAAGCTGGCCGATCTCGCGGCGATGGCGGGAGTATCCACCGCGACGGTGTCGCGCGCCCTGTCGGGCCATCCCTCCGTCAGCAAGGTGACGCAGGAACGCATCCGGGCGCTCGCCCGCGAACACGGCGTCCGTCCCAACCAGCTGGCGCGCAATCTGCGGCTGCGCAGCACCGGCGCGATCGCGTTGGCCATGCCGCTCGGCCACGCGCGGACGCAGCATCTGACCGATCCGTTCTTCCTCAGCCTGCTCGGCTTCCTCGCCGACCTGCTGGTCGATCGTGGCTATGACATCCTGCTCTCGCGCGTGCTGCCCGACAGCGACGACTGGCTCGACCGGCTGGTCGACAGCGGGCGGGTGGATGGCGTGCTGCTGGTCGGCCAGTCCGATCAATGGGACACGATCGAGCGCGTCGCCGCCCGCTACGCCCCGCTCGTGGTGTGGGGCGTGAACCGTCCCGGCCAGTGCCACCTCACGATCGGCTCCGACAACCGGCTCGGCGGCCGCATCGCAGGCGAGCACCTGCTCGCCCGCGGCCGACGTCGCCTGCTGTTCGTCGGCGATCCCGCCCCACCCGAATTCGCCGACCGGCTCGCCGGGCTGCGCGATGCCGCCGCCGCCGCGGATTGCGAGGTCGAGGTGCTGTCGTGCGATATGGCGCCCGGCCTGGTCCACGATGCCGTACGCACGCGGCTCGCGCGGGGAACGCCCCCCGACGCGCTCTTCGCCGTGTCCGACGTCGTCGCGATGAGCGCGCTCGGCGCCCTGAGCGAGGCCGGGCTCGACGTTCCCGGCGACGTTGCGGTCATCGGCTACGACGACGTGTCGCTCGCCGCGCACACCTCGCCCCCGCTCACCACGATCCGCCAGGATCTGGTCGCCGGCACCGCGTTGATGGCGGACGCGCTGCTACGTCGCATCGCGGGCGAGCCCGTCGACAGCGCGATCGTCGCACCGCAACTCATCGTCCGCGCCTCCGCCTGA
- a CDS encoding efflux RND transporter permease subunit, translating to MSRFFIDRPIFAWVIAMVLMLAGVIAIRSLPIAQFPEIAPPAVAIAANYPGADAETLERTTTQIIEQQLRGIDNLRYFSSSSSSAGVVTITLTFEQGTDPDIAQVQVQNKLQAATPLLPQEVQRQGIQVTKSSASFLAVVGLVSTDGSHSNNDLADMVVSKFQDPISRVSGVGELQVFGSQYAMRIWLDPLKLNNYALTVADVTAAVQAQNAQVSAGQIGAQPAPKEQMLNATVSVQSRLQTPEQFGNIRLKTSADGAVVRLRDVARIEIGAENYGFDVQYNGKPASGFGVRLAAGANALDVVDTLKARVAEIGKTLPPDVKVIYPYDITPFVRLSVEQVIHTLIEAVVLVFLVMFLFLQNWRATLIPTIAVPVVLLGTFAVMALAGYTINTLTLFGMVLAIGLLVDDAIVVVENVERLIVTEHLSPKEAARKSMDEISSALVGIGLVLSAVFLPMAFFGGSTGVIYRQFSITIVSAMVLSVLVALILTPALCATILKPHDPDRKEGTGPLARFFRWFNDKFDRAQHRYEGGVKSTARHWKRSLLVYLLIVAGMALVFIRLPSGFLPDEDQGFVIALVQGPAGASTARTEKGLAITRDHFLKQESANVAGVFTINGFSFAGQGQNTGLVFVNLKPWEDRSGGDNRAQAIVGRAMGSFSQYKDGLIFALIPPAVQELGNATGFDVQLVDTGGVGHEKLTEIRNMMLGMAAQDKRLAQVRPLSLEDAPQLKVKVDEDKARALGLDLSAVNSTIATAWGGGYINDFIDRGRVKRVYVQNDAQYRMSPESIGDLYVRSSNGQMAPFTAFSTQEWANAPVSLTRYNGQPAMQLQGSPGPGQSTGAAMEALQEIHAKLPPGTTLEWTGLSYEERLSGGQAPALYGLSLLIVFLCLAALYESWSVPISVLLVVPLGIIGAVLAAWLTGLNKDIYLQVGLITTIGVSAKNAILIVEFAEERIAEGLSAFDAAVEAAKLRLRPILMTSLAFIFGVMPLAVSTGAGAGGQNAIGRAVVGGMLSATVLAIFFVPMFFVVVLRLFGHGKDEGGKHEAGRDETTAHDHPHDDRPAGDPDNRHAPQGA from the coding sequence ATGTCGCGCTTTTTCATCGACCGGCCCATCTTCGCATGGGTCATCGCCATGGTGCTGATGCTGGCCGGGGTCATCGCGATCCGCAGCCTGCCGATCGCCCAGTTCCCCGAGATCGCGCCGCCCGCCGTCGCGATCGCCGCCAATTATCCGGGCGCCGATGCGGAAACGCTGGAGCGCACCACCACGCAGATCATCGAGCAGCAGCTACGCGGCATCGATAATCTGCGCTATTTCTCGTCGTCGTCCTCCTCGGCCGGCGTGGTCACGATCACGCTGACCTTCGAGCAGGGCACCGATCCCGACATCGCGCAGGTGCAGGTCCAGAACAAGCTGCAGGCGGCAACCCCGCTGCTGCCGCAGGAAGTGCAGCGCCAGGGCATCCAGGTCACGAAGTCGTCGGCCAGCTTCCTCGCGGTGGTGGGCCTGGTGTCCACCGACGGATCGCACAGCAACAACGACCTGGCCGACATGGTCGTGTCGAAGTTCCAGGACCCGATCAGCCGCGTCAGCGGCGTCGGCGAGTTGCAGGTGTTCGGATCGCAATATGCGATGCGCATCTGGCTCGATCCGCTCAAGCTCAACAATTACGCGCTGACCGTCGCCGACGTGACCGCCGCGGTGCAGGCGCAGAACGCGCAGGTCTCCGCCGGGCAGATCGGCGCGCAACCCGCGCCCAAGGAGCAGATGCTCAACGCGACCGTCTCGGTACAGTCGCGGCTGCAGACGCCCGAGCAGTTCGGCAACATCCGTCTGAAGACCAGCGCCGACGGCGCCGTGGTTCGCCTGCGCGACGTCGCGCGGATCGAGATCGGCGCGGAGAACTACGGCTTCGACGTGCAGTATAACGGCAAGCCGGCATCGGGCTTCGGCGTCCGTCTGGCCGCGGGCGCCAACGCGCTCGACGTCGTCGACACGCTGAAGGCGCGCGTCGCGGAGATCGGCAAGACGCTGCCGCCGGACGTGAAGGTCATCTATCCGTACGACATCACGCCGTTCGTGCGGCTGTCGGTGGAGCAGGTGATCCACACGCTGATCGAGGCGGTGGTGCTCGTCTTCCTCGTGATGTTCCTGTTCCTCCAGAACTGGCGCGCCACGTTGATCCCGACGATCGCGGTGCCGGTGGTGCTGCTGGGCACGTTCGCGGTGATGGCGCTGGCCGGCTACACCATCAACACGCTGACGCTGTTCGGCATGGTGCTGGCGATCGGCCTGCTCGTCGACGACGCGATCGTCGTGGTCGAGAACGTCGAGCGCCTGATCGTCACCGAGCATCTCAGCCCGAAGGAAGCCGCGCGCAAGTCGATGGACGAGATCAGCAGCGCGCTGGTCGGCATCGGGCTGGTGCTGTCGGCGGTGTTCCTGCCGATGGCGTTCTTCGGCGGATCGACCGGCGTGATCTACCGCCAGTTCTCGATCACGATCGTCTCGGCGATGGTGCTCTCGGTGCTGGTCGCGTTGATCCTGACGCCGGCGCTGTGCGCGACGATCCTGAAGCCGCACGACCCGGACCGCAAGGAAGGCACGGGGCCGCTGGCGCGCTTCTTCCGCTGGTTCAACGACAAGTTCGACCGTGCGCAGCACCGCTACGAAGGCGGGGTGAAGAGCACCGCGCGCCATTGGAAGCGTTCGCTGCTCGTCTATCTGCTGATCGTGGCGGGCATGGCGCTCGTCTTCATCCGGCTGCCCTCGGGCTTCCTGCCGGACGAGGACCAGGGCTTCGTCATCGCGCTGGTGCAGGGGCCGGCGGGCGCGAGCACCGCACGCACCGAGAAGGGGCTGGCGATCACCCGCGACCACTTCCTGAAGCAGGAGAGCGCCAACGTCGCCGGCGTGTTCACGATCAACGGCTTCAGCTTCGCCGGGCAGGGCCAGAACACCGGCCTCGTCTTCGTCAACCTGAAGCCGTGGGAGGATCGTTCCGGCGGCGACAATCGCGCGCAGGCGATCGTCGGCCGCGCGATGGGGTCGTTCTCGCAATATAAGGACGGCCTGATCTTCGCGCTGATCCCGCCGGCGGTGCAGGAGCTGGGCAATGCCACCGGATTCGACGTGCAGCTGGTCGATACCGGCGGCGTCGGGCACGAGAAGCTGACCGAGATCCGCAACATGATGCTGGGCATGGCCGCGCAGGACAAGCGGCTGGCACAGGTCCGCCCGCTCAGCCTCGAGGACGCGCCGCAGCTGAAGGTGAAGGTCGACGAGGACAAGGCGCGTGCGCTGGGGCTCGACCTGTCGGCGGTGAACTCGACGATCGCGACCGCGTGGGGCGGTGGCTATATCAACGACTTCATCGACCGTGGCCGCGTGAAGCGCGTCTACGTCCAGAACGATGCGCAATATCGCATGAGCCCGGAGAGCATCGGCGATCTGTACGTGCGCAGCAGCAACGGGCAAATGGCGCCCTTCACCGCCTTCTCGACGCAGGAATGGGCCAATGCGCCGGTTTCGCTGACCCGTTACAACGGGCAGCCGGCGATGCAGCTGCAGGGCTCTCCGGGGCCGGGGCAGAGCACGGGCGCCGCGATGGAGGCGTTGCAGGAGATCCACGCCAAGCTGCCACCGGGCACGACGCTGGAATGGACGGGCCTTTCCTATGAGGAACGGCTGTCGGGCGGGCAGGCGCCGGCGCTCTACGGGCTGTCGCTGCTGATCGTGTTCCTCTGTCTCGCCGCGCTCTACGAAAGCTGGTCGGTGCCGATCTCGGTGCTGCTGGTGGTGCCGCTCGGGATCATCGGTGCGGTGCTGGCGGCGTGGCTGACCGGGCTGAACAAGGACATCTACCTGCAGGTCGGCCTGATCACCACGATCGGCGTGTCGGCGAAGAACGCGATCCTGATCGTGGAATTCGCCGAGGAGCGGATCGCCGAGGGGTTGAGCGCCTTCGACGCGGCGGTGGAGGCGGCCAAGCTGCGGCTGCGCCCGATCCTGATGACCAGCCTCGCGTTCATCTTCGGCGTGATGCCGCTCGCGGTATCGACCGGCGCGGGCGCCGGCGGCCAGAACGCGATCGGTCGCGCGGTGGTGGGGGGCATGTTGTCCGCCACGGTGCTCGCGATCTTCTTCGTGCCGATGTTCTTCGTCGTCGTGCTGCGCCTGTTCGGGCACGGCAAGGACGAGGGCGGCAAGCACGAAGCGGGCCGCGACGAGACGACCGCGCACGACCACCCCCATGACGACCGGCCGGCGGGCGACCCGGACAACCGGCACGCCCCTCAGGGAGCCTGA
- a CDS encoding efflux transporter outer membrane subunit, with the protein MIAALALTSALAGCNMAPKYERPTGAIPVALPEGGVYPRAATDAPDVTQIGWRDFFLDTRLRQVIESALTNNRDLRIAAGNVLQARAQYRVQRSAIVPSTGLNGSATYTNNLFGAIGAAGGGATGGAGAGTGTGIGTGTGTGTGGAGTGGTGGGGGAAAGGAVGESSSNIQFYSANVGFSAFELDLFGRIRNQNRAALEQYFATEEAQRSARISLIAEVASAWLTLASDQEQLRLSRETLKTFEETVRLTTAQFRIGVASELESRQAETNYQAARNDIAALTAQVARDQNALNLLVGTTVPAEQLPAGLDGTAVTRDALPGNVSSEVLLRRPDVLQAEHQLIAQSANIGAARAAFFPRISLTATIGTISSALSGLFGAGTFNYNAAPSLALPLFDGGRNAGNLDYAKASQQVAVATYERSIQTAFREVADALAQRGTIGEQVAAQGARANAASVAARLSDARYRAGVDSFLTSLDAQRTAYSAQQQLVTTRLTQANNLIELYRSLGGGLAGDPPRSTD; encoded by the coding sequence ATGATCGCCGCGCTGGCGCTGACCAGCGCGCTTGCCGGGTGCAACATGGCACCCAAGTACGAACGCCCGACCGGGGCGATCCCGGTCGCCTTGCCGGAGGGTGGCGTGTATCCGCGCGCCGCCACCGACGCGCCCGACGTGACGCAGATCGGCTGGCGCGACTTCTTCCTCGACACGCGGCTGCGGCAGGTGATCGAGAGTGCGTTGACCAACAACCGCGACCTGCGGATCGCGGCGGGCAACGTGTTGCAGGCGCGGGCGCAATATCGCGTGCAGCGTTCTGCGATCGTGCCGTCGACCGGGCTGAACGGATCGGCGACCTATACCAACAACCTGTTCGGCGCGATCGGCGCCGCCGGGGGCGGGGCGACCGGCGGTGCGGGGGCCGGGACGGGCACCGGCATAGGCACGGGTACCGGGACGGGAACGGGCGGCGCCGGAACGGGTGGCACCGGTGGCGGCGGCGGTGCTGCGGCCGGCGGGGCAGTCGGCGAGAGTTCGTCGAACATCCAGTTCTATTCCGCGAACGTCGGCTTCTCGGCGTTCGAGCTCGACCTGTTCGGCCGGATCCGCAACCAGAACCGTGCCGCGCTGGAGCAATATTTCGCGACCGAGGAGGCGCAGCGCAGCGCGCGGATCAGCCTGATCGCGGAGGTGGCGAGTGCCTGGCTGACGCTGGCGTCGGACCAGGAGCAGCTGCGCCTCAGCCGCGAGACGCTGAAGACCTTCGAGGAAACGGTGCGGCTGACGACGGCGCAGTTCCGGATCGGTGTCGCCTCCGAGCTGGAGTCGCGGCAGGCCGAGACGAACTACCAGGCGGCGCGCAACGACATCGCGGCGCTGACCGCGCAGGTGGCGCGCGACCAGAATGCGCTGAACCTGCTCGTCGGCACCACCGTGCCCGCCGAGCAACTGCCGGCCGGGCTGGACGGGACTGCGGTGACGCGCGACGCGTTGCCGGGCAACGTCTCGTCCGAGGTGCTGCTGCGCCGTCCCGACGTGCTGCAGGCCGAGCACCAGTTGATCGCGCAGAGCGCCAACATCGGCGCGGCGCGCGCGGCGTTCTTCCCGAGGATCTCGCTAACCGCGACGATCGGGACGATCTCCAGCGCGCTGTCCGGGCTCTTCGGTGCGGGCACGTTCAACTACAATGCCGCGCCGTCGCTGGCGCTGCCGCTGTTCGACGGCGGGCGCAACGCCGGCAACCTGGACTATGCCAAGGCGTCGCAGCAGGTGGCAGTCGCGACCTACGAGCGGTCGATCCAGACCGCGTTCCGCGAGGTCGCGGACGCGCTGGCGCAACGCGGGACGATCGGCGAGCAGGTCGCCGCGCAGGGCGCGCGCGCCAACGCCGCATCGGTGGCGGCGCGGCTGTCCGATGCGCGCTATCGCGCCGGGGTCGACTCGTTCCTGACCTCGCTCGATGCGCAGCGTACCGCATATTCGGCACAGCAGCAGCTGGTGACGACGCGGCTGACGCAGGCGAACAATTTGATCGAGCTGTACCGCTCGCTGGGTGGCGGTCTGGCAGGCGATCCGCCGCGTAGCACGGACTGA
- a CDS encoding efflux RND transporter periplasmic adaptor subunit — translation MGPKTGFAVAALVLAPLAACGGKSESQEQQQQAQAGPPQVSVLTVQPQTVTLTTVLPGRTTAYETSEVRPQVSGLVTARLFTEGDTVREGQPLYRIDPQPYQAQVASARASLARARASIASSAALQRRYGELVKINAIARQDFENAVTTAEQARADVAAQQAAVRTAQIDLARTTIRAPISGRIGRSVTTTGALVSAAQTNALTTIQRLDPIYVDVSQSSADLLKLRQQLAAGDLSRGGQAARVQLRLEDGSVYPIEGKLQFADVSVDPNTGTQTIRALFPNPKGLLLPGMYVRAELVQGTQAGAILVPLRAVTRDERGNPTVMVVGQDGKLQPRNLTAPRTIGDNWLVTAGLKPGDKVVMEGAMMLRPGMPVKAVPYNPNAAPAQGQGQGQPQGQQAAGK, via the coding sequence ATGGGGCCGAAAACGGGGTTCGCGGTCGCCGCGCTGGTGCTGGCGCCGCTCGCCGCATGTGGTGGCAAGAGCGAGTCGCAAGAGCAGCAGCAGCAGGCGCAAGCCGGGCCGCCGCAGGTGAGCGTGTTGACGGTGCAGCCGCAGACGGTGACGCTGACCACGGTGTTGCCGGGGCGGACCACCGCCTATGAAACGTCGGAGGTGCGCCCGCAGGTGAGCGGGCTGGTCACCGCGCGCCTGTTCACCGAAGGCGACACGGTGCGCGAAGGGCAGCCGCTCTATCGCATCGATCCGCAGCCCTACCAGGCACAGGTCGCCAGCGCGCGCGCCTCGCTGGCGCGGGCGCGGGCATCGATCGCGTCGAGCGCGGCGCTTCAGCGGCGTTATGGCGAACTGGTCAAGATCAACGCCATCGCGCGGCAGGACTTCGAGAATGCGGTGACCACCGCCGAGCAGGCGCGCGCCGATGTCGCTGCGCAGCAGGCGGCGGTGCGGACGGCGCAGATCGATCTGGCGCGTACCACGATCCGCGCGCCGATCTCGGGGCGGATCGGGCGGTCGGTGACCACCACCGGCGCGCTGGTGAGCGCGGCGCAGACCAACGCGCTGACCACGATCCAGCGGCTCGACCCGATCTACGTCGACGTGTCGCAGTCGAGCGCGGACCTGCTGAAGCTGCGCCAGCAGCTTGCGGCGGGCGACCTCTCGCGCGGCGGGCAGGCCGCCCGCGTCCAGCTGCGGCTGGAGGATGGCTCGGTCTATCCGATCGAGGGCAAGTTGCAGTTCGCCGACGTCAGCGTCGACCCGAACACCGGCACGCAGACGATCCGCGCGTTGTTCCCCAATCCCAAGGGCCTGCTGCTGCCCGGCATGTATGTTCGCGCCGAGCTGGTGCAGGGCACGCAGGCCGGTGCGATCCTGGTGCCGCTGCGCGCGGTGACCCGCGACGAACGCGGCAACCCGACGGTGATGGTGGTGGGGCAGGACGGCAAGCTCCAGCCGCGCAACCTGACCGCGCCGCGCACGATCGGCGACAACTGGCTGGTGACGGCCGGGCTGAAGCCGGGCGACAAGGTGGTGATGGAAGGCGCGATGATGCTGCGCCCCGGCATGCCGGTGAAGGCCGTGCCGTACAACCCGAACGCCGCGCCGGCGCAGGGTCAGGGTCAGGGCCAGCCGCAGGGCCAGCAGGCGGCAGGAAAGTAA